Genomic segment of Truepera radiovictrix DSM 17093:
GTTCGTGCGCCGCAGCCGCGACCTTCAGGGGGGGCTCGCGCTCGCGCTCGAGGCCTATAAGTACCAGGTGTTCGTCGACTTTCGCGAAGTTGAAGACACCGACGGCCGCTTTGAACGCCTCGAGCGGGAGCTCGGCGGCCGCGGGGTGCGCGACCTCGAAGCGGCCCTCGAGGGGGTGACGTACGGCGAGCTGCGGCGGACCTTCGGGGAGCTCGTCAACGCCGAGGTGATCCGGGCGCTGCGCGGGGAGCGCGGGAGCGCTTTTCAGCGCAGCGTGCAGCTCGAGCTGCCAGAGCGCCTCGCGCGGACGCTCGCGGCCGCGGCCGACGTCGCGCGGCGCGAGGGGCTCGGTGCGGGGGCGGCGGCTGACGACCCCGAGAGCGTAGCGGCCCTTCAGGCGCGCTTCGCGGCGCAGCTTGAACAGCTGATCGCCCTACCCGTTTTGGAGCCGCTCGCGCCAGGGGCGCCGGCGGCGCTGCGGGAGGCGCTCGAGCGCGACCTGCGCACGAAGCTCACCGACGAGGGGAGCGGGACGCTCTACGCCGCGCTCGTCCTGGGGGCGCTCGAGGAGGCGACGGGGGCGGGGCTAGAGGCGCTGCGGCTCGCTGCGCCCCTGCGCGAGGCGTTCGCTGGAGCGGGCCTTGGCGACCCCGAACGCACCCTGGCGCTAACCGACCTTCTCGTGCGCTTTGCTCCGCGCTACCTAGAGGGCGCGGCGGCGCTGTTGACCCAGCTCGAAGGCGATCCCGCCGCGCGCGCCTTTCTCGCGCTCGAGGCGACCTCTGGCGAGGGGCGGGCACCGTACGACCGCACTGCTTACGCCGAACTCACCGCGCGGCTCCTCGCCGCGTCGCTCCTAGCGGCCAGCGGCGAGCAAGGCGAGCGCACCCTCAGCGCTCACGCCGAGGTGCTGCGCGCGCTCAGCGAACGCGACGCGCACGCCGCGGGCGACGCGAGCGAGCTCTTCGCGGCCCCGGACGAGGTGGCGGCAGCGGGCGCCGACACGGCCCCGGAGGCGACCGACGCGGTAGCGGCCGTGCCGGAGGCCACGACGGCTGACACCGCTCCCGAGGCGGTGTCCGATGCGCCGCGCGAGGGCTCCGATGCGGCGTCGGCAGCCGCGAGCGAGGCGGCGCCAGGTGCAGCGCCCGACGAGGCGACGGAAGCGGCCGCTGAGACGGTGGGGTCGGGGCAAGACGACGCGGCACCAGCGCCGGCGCCAGCTGCGCCGACCGCGTCGGCTACCGATGAGCCGACCACCGCTGCGAAGCCGAGCGGGGCGGCGGGCACCAAGCGCAGGAAAAAGCCCTCCACCAAGCGCAAAGGGCGCAAGGGGAAAAAGTAAGCGATAAGCAGACGGCAACGACGCGCAACGAGGTGACGCGTGGGGAACGCCCCACGCGTCGTTAGCGCCCTGTAGCACCTCTAAGCGCGGGGGGTGCTGCGCGGCGCGGCCCCTGGCACAAAACATCGTGCTGAATAAGGAGGACGCCGGTGTGCCGGCGATCGCCGGGAGTGCGGGCGCCGTCCGGTGGCGGCGGTCGGGCCACCGGCGCTCGTTTGCCGCGCCTTGCTGAGCGGGCAGTGCGTAAGCGCAGGGGCCTCAGCGCAGCAGCTGGAACTGCCGAGCGCTGAGGTGGGTGAGGGCGAGCGCGAGCGCGTCGGCGACGTGGTGGCTCTCGGGCGTCTCCTTGAGCCCTAGCGTCGCCCGCACCATATAGCCCACCTGCGCTTTGCTCGCCCGCCCGGTGCCGACGAGCGCCTGTTTGACCTGCATGGGGCCGTACTCGACGACCTCGAGCCCGTGTTCTTGGGCCGCTAACAGGCACACCCCGCACGCTTGGCCGACCTTGAAGGCGACCTCGCGCTGCCGGTGGAAGTACTGCCCTTCAAGGGCCAGGACGTCGGGTTCGTAGAGCGCGAAAAACCTCGAGACCTCGCGGTAGAGGGTCTCGAGACGTGCGCTCTGCTCGGCGCTCGGCGAGGTCCGCACGAGCTTGGCGCCCAAGAGCGTCACCGCGCGACCCACCTCGCGCACCGCCCCGAGCCCTAAGTTGGCGAGGCCGGGGTCGAGCCCGACGACCGTCAGGGGGGGGCGGGTGCGGTTCACCCCTCTACCATACACACTTTGTGTACGGGACACAAAATTGGGTGGCCTGTGGCTCGTGACAACCCGCCCACCAGCCACAGGCCACGCGCTACGGGCCCTCTAGTACTCCGCCAAGTAGGTATCCAGCTCCCACTCGTGCACGGTGACGCGGTAGGCGTCGAACTCCTGGCGTTTGGCCTCGACGAAGTGGCTGTAGGCGTGCTCGCCCAGAGCGCTCTTGATCACAGGGTCTTTTTCAAGGGCGTTGATCGCCTCGCGCAGCGTCCCCGGCAGCTCGCGGATCTTGTGCTTGCGGCGGTCGCGGACGCTCATGTGGTAGATGTTGCGCTGAATGGGGGGGGGCGGCATCAGGCGGTTGGCGATGCCGTCCATGCCGGCAGCTAGCATCGCCGAGAGCGCCAAGTAGGGGTTACAAGCCGGGTCGGGCATCCGCAGCTCGCTCCGCGTCCCGACGCCGCGCCGCGCCGGGATGCGGATCATGGCGCTGCGGTTCGAGGCCGACCAGGCGATGTTGGTGGGCGCTTCGTAACCGGGCGTCAGGCGCTTGTACGAGTTGACGGTCGGGTTGGTGAGCGCCACCATCCCCTCGGCGTGCTCTAAAAGCCCCGCGATCCAGTGGAGCGCCGTGTCCGACAGCTGGTACTCGGCCCCCTCGTCGTAAAAGGCGTTCTGGCCGTCTTTAAAGAGCGAGAGGTGGGTGTGCATCCCCGAACCGTTAATCCCCGCGACGGGTTTGGGCATAAAGGTCGCGTGCAGGTTGTGGTTGATGGCGATGCGCTTGACGATAAGCTTAAAGGTCGAGATGTTGTCGGCGGTCGTCAGGGCGTCTTCGTACTTGAAGTCGATCTCGTGTTGTCCCGGAGCGACCTCGTGGTGGGCCGCCTCGATCTCAAAGCCCATCTCGACAAGAGCGTTGACCATGTCGCGGCGCGCCTCTTCGCCCTTGTCGACCGGGGCGAGGTCGAAGTAGCCGGCAGCGTCGTGCGTCACGGTGGTCGGGCGCCCTTCGTGGTCGCGCCAGAAGAGGAAAAACTCCGGTTCGGGGCCCGCGTACATGTTGTCGAAGCCCATCCCCTGCAGCTTTTCGATCTGGCGCTTGAGGACGTAGCGCGGGTCGCCGGGGAAGGGGGTGTCGTCGGGGTAGGCGATGTCGCAGATGAGCCGCGCGACCTTGCCGCGCGCGTCCCCTTCGACGAGCGTCGGGAAGATCAAAAAGGTATCAAAGTCGGGTTTGAGGAGCATGTCCGACTCTTCGATGCGGGTAAAGCCCTCGATCGAGGAGCCGTCAAACATGATCTCGCCGTCGAGCGCCTTGTCAAACTGCGACACCGGCAGCTCGACGTTTTTGTTCATCCCCATGATGTCGGTGAACTGAAGACGCAAAAATTTAACGTTTTCGGAGTCTAAAATCTGTCGGATCTCGCTCTGTGAGTACGCCATCTCGCCTCCTACCGGATAAGCCGGTTGGGATGACTATGACGTACGTTTGGTCAAATGTCAAGCCCAAAATTGCGATTTTAGACTCCGAATTGATGCTTTTGGTGTCACCAAGAGGGCGCTTGTGCAAAAAAGCCGTTCGTGGCGTGCGCCGCGCGTGGTGCGCCCCGCCGGCGGTGGCCCGTCTCCCGGAAAAGTGCCGAGTGTGCTAAAATTCTGTGACGAAGGGCCGCCTTGACCCGTCGTCACTTCCTGGTTGGGGTGCTACAAGGGGGTTGTGAGCCAGATCGCGTGATGAGGACCTGAGTGGTGGCAGAACGTCCGGTGGTGCGTGGAGGTGGCCGCGCGGGTGTATAAAGTTGCAAAGCGTCCCTGTACCGCCGAGGTCGTCGGTGCGCTCCGCCCCACGCTGAACCGATGTTTGCTCCCTAGGGAGGTGGCGCGCTCTTCACCAAACTTTCAGGAAGCGTTGACACACCCGAAAGCCAGTAGAGTATGATGCCCTCGTAAAACACCACAAAGGGCATAAGAGGAGGAAGCGATGAAGCAACCGTTGGTCTCTCTTTCCGTTCTCGCTGCGCTCGCTGGAGGGGTCGCGTTGGCGCAGGAGCCGATCCGCATCGGGGTGAACCTCGAGCTCTCCGGCCGCCTCGTCTCGCTCGGCACCCCCGAGCTCGAGGGGATGGAGGCGATGCAGCAGAGTCTCGGCGAGGTGTTGGGCCGCCCCATCGAGCTCTCGGTCTGCGACAACGCCTCGACGCCGGAGGGTTCGGTGTCGTGCGCCAACCGCTTCGTCGACGAAGGGGTCGTGGCGGTGCTCGGTTCGGGCGCCTCGAGCCAGGCGATCCCCGCCGCCGAGGTGCTCCAAGAGGCCGGTATCGTGATGATCACGCCCTCCTCGACGAACAACGCCACCACCCAGATCGGCGACTACATCTTCCGCGTCGCCTATAACGACGAATTCCAGGGTGCGGTCGCCGCCGAGTACATGTATAACGATCTCGAGGCGCGCCGCGTGGCCGTTTTCCGGCAGCAAGACGACGACTACTCGTTCGGGCTCGCGGGCTTTTTCAGCGACACCTTCCAGGAGCTCGGCGGCGAAACGGTCGTGGTGGACTACACCGCCGGCACCGTGGACTTCGCCGCGCAGATCAACGACATCCGCGCCTTTAACCCCGACGCCATCTACACCCCTGGGTTCTGCACGGAGCTCGCCGCGCTCTTGCCGCAGCTTCTGCAGCAGGGCTTTGACGTCCCCATGATGGGCGGCGACGGCACCGACGACGCGCAGTGCCCCGACGGTGGTGGGCAGGCGTTTGACGGCTTCCGCTTTACCGCTTTCGCCGAACCCGAGCAGCTCGGCAGCGACCCCGAAGCCGCCGCGCGCGCCGAGGAGTTCCGCGCGCAGTTCCAAGAAAGCCACCCCAACGGCACCTTTAACGGCTTTACCCTAGCGGGCGCCGACGCGCTCAACGTGCTGGTCGCCGCCATCGAGGCGGCTGGTTCGGACGACCCGGCGGCGGTGCGCGACGCCTTGGCCGAACTCGAGAACTTCCCCGGCGTCAGCGGCCCGATCACCTACGCGGGTACCGACGGCACCCCCACAAACCGCATCCTGGGCTTTTTCGAGTACCAGGTGCCGGGCGAAGGGGGTGAAGCCTGGACGAAGGTGGCGCTCGAGGGGCTCGTGCGCCAGTTTGAAGGGGCGCAGTAGCCAGCGCCACGCGCTTTAACACGGGGGGCGGGTTTCGGCCCGCCCCTTTTAGGTGAGCTTCGGACGCTGCTATCTTACTACCCTGCAAACGTCTGAGGTGCCCCAGATGGTCCTCGCTGGGACCCGGTCGCTCCCTTTTCGGCTCGAGCAGGCCCTTGTCGTAAGCGGTGTAGGCGATGGGGGGCGCTCGCTATTTCACGCGCTTTACGAGGTGACACACTTGGTTAGTACGCAGGTACAACGGCCCAGGCGGGTTCAGGTAACCCCTTGGCTGGTGATCGGGGGGCTGCTCGCGCTGATCATTGGGCGCGTCGCCTATCTTATCGTCGGGACGGGCAACTACACGCTCGCGTTCTTTGTGGGCGCGCTCCTAAGCGCGCTGCAGCTCGGCAGCCTCTACGCGCTGATCGCCCTCGGTTACACGATGGTCTACGGCATCATCCGCCTTATCAACTTCGCGCACGGCGAGGTGTTTATGGTGGGCGCATTCACCTCCTTTTTCCTCTTCGCCAACACCC
This window contains:
- the ruvC gene encoding crossover junction endodeoxyribonuclease RuvC: MNRTRPPLTVVGLDPGLANLGLGAVREVGRAVTLLGAKLVRTSPSAEQSARLETLYREVSRFFALYEPDVLALEGQYFHRQREVAFKVGQACGVCLLAAQEHGLEVVEYGPMQVKQALVGTGRASKAQVGYMVRATLGLKETPESHHVADALALALTHLSARQFQLLR
- the glnA gene encoding type I glutamate--ammonia ligase, with the protein product MAYSQSEIRQILDSENVKFLRLQFTDIMGMNKNVELPVSQFDKALDGEIMFDGSSIEGFTRIEESDMLLKPDFDTFLIFPTLVEGDARGKVARLICDIAYPDDTPFPGDPRYVLKRQIEKLQGMGFDNMYAGPEPEFFLFWRDHEGRPTTVTHDAAGYFDLAPVDKGEEARRDMVNALVEMGFEIEAAHHEVAPGQHEIDFKYEDALTTADNISTFKLIVKRIAINHNLHATFMPKPVAGINGSGMHTHLSLFKDGQNAFYDEGAEYQLSDTALHWIAGLLEHAEGMVALTNPTVNSYKRLTPGYEAPTNIAWSASNRSAMIRIPARRGVGTRSELRMPDPACNPYLALSAMLAAGMDGIANRLMPPPPIQRNIYHMSVRDRRKHKIRELPGTLREAINALEKDPVIKSALGEHAYSHFVEAKRQEFDAYRVTVHEWELDTYLAEY
- a CDS encoding ABC transporter substrate-binding protein; its protein translation is MKQPLVSLSVLAALAGGVALAQEPIRIGVNLELSGRLVSLGTPELEGMEAMQQSLGEVLGRPIELSVCDNASTPEGSVSCANRFVDEGVVAVLGSGASSQAIPAAEVLQEAGIVMITPSSTNNATTQIGDYIFRVAYNDEFQGAVAAEYMYNDLEARRVAVFRQQDDDYSFGLAGFFSDTFQELGGETVVVDYTAGTVDFAAQINDIRAFNPDAIYTPGFCTELAALLPQLLQQGFDVPMMGGDGTDDAQCPDGGGQAFDGFRFTAFAEPEQLGSDPEAAARAEEFRAQFQESHPNGTFNGFTLAGADALNVLVAAIEAAGSDDPAAVRDALAELENFPGVSGPITYAGTDGTPTNRILGFFEYQVPGEGGEAWTKVALEGLVRQFEGAQ